A single genomic interval of Dyella sp. GSA-30 harbors:
- a CDS encoding MFS transporter → MQAQVESPLSPVAPPVLPSAAPAEHAEPKTEFSIIGAISFSHLLNDMIQSLILAIYPILKGDFHLSFGQIGLITLTYQLTASLLQPLVGMVTDRKPMPFSLPIGMGFTLFGLLLLSVAPSFPVLLLAAALVGTGSSVFHPESSRVARMASGGRHGLAQSLFQVGGNAGSSLGPLLAAWIIVPHGRGSVAWFALAALLAMAVLLQVSRWYSAHHAVRGKSRAGHASAITLTRGKVAASLAILGLLIFSKYFYLASISSYYTFFLIHKFGVSVQSAQTHLFVFLFAVAAGSLFGGPIGDRIGRKWVIWVSILGVAPFTLMLPYANLFWTGVLTVVIGLILASAFSAILVYAQELIPGRVGMISGLFFGFAFGMGGIGAAVLGHVADARGIDYVYHLCAFLPLIGVITVFLPNLDVAKKVALAKS, encoded by the coding sequence ATGCAAGCTCAAGTCGAGTCACCTCTAAGTCCCGTGGCGCCTCCGGTATTGCCCAGCGCTGCTCCGGCAGAGCATGCCGAGCCGAAAACCGAGTTCAGCATCATCGGTGCGATCAGTTTCTCGCATCTGCTCAACGACATGATCCAGTCGTTGATCCTGGCGATCTACCCGATCCTGAAAGGCGATTTCCACCTGAGTTTCGGCCAGATCGGCCTGATTACCCTGACGTATCAGCTCACCGCGTCATTGCTGCAGCCCCTGGTCGGCATGGTGACCGATCGCAAGCCGATGCCGTTTTCGCTGCCGATCGGCATGGGGTTCACCTTGTTCGGCTTGCTGCTGCTGTCGGTCGCGCCCAGCTTTCCGGTGCTCTTGTTGGCTGCTGCCCTGGTCGGTACGGGGTCGTCGGTGTTTCATCCCGAGTCGTCGCGCGTGGCGCGCATGGCCTCCGGTGGCCGGCATGGTCTGGCGCAGTCCCTGTTTCAGGTGGGCGGTAACGCCGGCTCCTCGCTCGGCCCGTTGCTGGCGGCCTGGATCATCGTGCCGCACGGCCGCGGCAGCGTGGCCTGGTTCGCGCTCGCAGCCTTGCTTGCCATGGCCGTACTGCTCCAGGTCAGCCGTTGGTACAGCGCGCACCACGCGGTGCGAGGCAAGAGCCGGGCAGGGCATGCCTCGGCGATCACGCTGACCCGCGGCAAGGTGGCCGCGTCGTTGGCCATCCTTGGCCTGCTGATCTTCTCCAAGTACTTCTACCTGGCCAGCATCAGCAGCTATTACACCTTTTTCCTGATCCACAAATTCGGCGTGTCGGTGCAGAGTGCCCAGACGCATCTGTTCGTGTTCCTGTTTGCCGTCGCGGCCGGCTCCCTGTTTGGTGGCCCGATCGGCGATCGCATCGGGCGCAAATGGGTGATCTGGGTATCGATCCTGGGCGTGGCGCCGTTCACCCTGATGCTGCCGTACGCCAACCTGTTCTGGACCGGCGTGCTGACCGTGGTGATTGGCCTGATCCTGGCTTCCGCGTTCTCGGCGATCCTGGTCTATGCGCAGGAGTTGATCCCGGGACGCGTCGGTATGATCTCTGGGTTGTTCTTCGGTTTTGCGTTTGGCATGGGCGGCATTGGCGCGGCAGTACTGGGCCACGTTGCCGATGCGCGTGGCATCGACTACGTGTATCACCTGTGCGCGTTCCTGCCGTTGATCGGGGTGATTACGGTGTTTTTGCCGAATCTGGATGTGGCAAAAAAGGTGGCTCTCGCCAAGAGCTAG
- the poxB gene encoding ubiquinone-dependent pyruvate dehydrogenase, whose protein sequence is MSTVKVADVLTEMLAQASIKRFHGVVGDSLNGITESLRQRKDIDWIHYRHEEAAAFAACAESQLTGTLAVCAGSCGPGNLHLINGLYDAQRTRTPVLAIAAHIPSAEIGGGYFQETHPQNLFQECSHYCELVSSPSQIRRVVGNAIRAAVGQRGVAVIVLPGDVALSDATAISAIEEGLLPSRPVVTPTPEDLDRLAALLGKGRKVTLFCGRGCAGAHDEVVRLAETLKAPVVHALGGKEHVEWDNPYDVGMTGLIGFSSGYEAMMSCDTLLMLGTDFPYRQFFPTDAKICQVDLRAENLGRRCKLDLGLVGDVKATIDALLPRLKPTGDETHLKASLANYKKAREGLDELASGKGSSKPIHPQHVARVVSDLADDDAVFTCDVGTPTVWAARYLHMNGKRRLLGSFNHGSMANAMPQAIGAQTAYPKRQVVSLSGDGGFAMLMGDLLTLVQHKLPVKIVIINNGTLGFVELEMKASGFLPVGVTLDNPDFAAMARAAGIHGIRVEDAGGLEDAVREAFAHKGPALVDVVTNRQELSMPPKIQLEQVKGFSLWALRTVMNGRGDELIDLAITNLRR, encoded by the coding sequence ATGAGCACGGTAAAAGTCGCCGACGTCCTGACCGAGATGCTTGCCCAGGCATCGATCAAACGCTTTCACGGGGTAGTCGGTGACAGCCTCAACGGCATTACCGAATCCTTGCGCCAACGCAAGGACATCGACTGGATCCACTACCGACACGAAGAAGCTGCCGCCTTCGCCGCCTGCGCCGAATCGCAACTGACCGGCACGTTGGCGGTGTGCGCGGGATCGTGCGGGCCAGGCAATCTGCACCTGATCAACGGCCTTTACGATGCGCAGCGCACCCGTACGCCGGTGCTGGCGATCGCCGCGCACATACCGTCGGCGGAAATCGGCGGCGGCTATTTCCAGGAAACCCATCCGCAGAATCTGTTTCAGGAATGCAGCCATTACTGCGAGCTGGTCAGCAGCCCGTCGCAGATTCGGCGCGTGGTCGGAAACGCGATTCGTGCCGCCGTCGGGCAGCGCGGTGTAGCGGTCATTGTGTTGCCCGGCGATGTCGCCTTATCCGACGCCACGGCCATTTCCGCGATCGAGGAAGGCTTGTTGCCATCCAGGCCGGTCGTCACACCGACGCCCGAAGATCTCGATCGTCTCGCTGCCTTGCTCGGCAAAGGTCGCAAGGTGACGCTGTTCTGCGGTCGTGGCTGCGCCGGTGCGCACGATGAAGTCGTGCGTCTCGCCGAGACCTTGAAGGCCCCCGTGGTCCACGCACTCGGCGGCAAGGAACATGTCGAATGGGACAACCCGTACGATGTGGGCATGACGGGCCTGATCGGCTTCAGCTCCGGCTATGAAGCAATGATGAGCTGCGACACCTTGCTCATGCTGGGCACCGATTTTCCGTATCGCCAGTTCTTCCCTACGGATGCAAAGATCTGCCAGGTCGATCTGCGCGCCGAAAATCTCGGCCGCCGTTGCAAGCTCGATCTTGGCCTGGTCGGCGACGTCAAGGCGACCATCGATGCCTTGTTACCGCGGCTCAAGCCGACCGGCGACGAAACCCATCTGAAAGCCAGCCTGGCCAACTACAAGAAGGCACGCGAGGGCCTGGATGAACTTGCCTCCGGCAAAGGCAGCAGCAAGCCGATCCATCCGCAGCATGTCGCACGCGTGGTCAGCGACCTGGCCGACGACGATGCGGTATTCACGTGCGATGTCGGCACGCCGACCGTCTGGGCGGCGCGCTATCTACATATGAACGGCAAACGCCGTCTGCTCGGCTCGTTCAATCACGGCTCCATGGCCAACGCGATGCCGCAGGCTATTGGCGCGCAGACGGCGTATCCGAAACGGCAAGTCGTCAGCCTCTCGGGCGATGGTGGCTTCGCCATGTTGATGGGCGATCTGCTCACGCTCGTACAGCACAAGCTACCGGTCAAGATCGTGATCATCAACAACGGCACGCTGGGCTTTGTCGAGCTGGAAATGAAAGCGTCGGGTTTTCTACCGGTCGGCGTTACGCTGGATAACCCGGACTTCGCAGCGATGGCACGCGCGGCGGGCATTCACGGGATACGCGTGGAAGATGCCGGTGGGCTGGAAGACGCGGTGCGCGAAGCCTTTGCGCACAAGGGGCCGGCGTTGGTCGATGTGGTTACCAACCGGCAGGAGTTGTCCATGCCGCCGAAGATTCAGCTGGAACAGGTCAAGGGCTTCAGCTTGTGGGCGTTGCGCACGGTGATGAACGGGCGTGGCGATGAGTTGATCGATCTGGCGATAACCAATTTACGGCGGTGA
- the murB gene encoding UDP-N-acetylmuramate dehydrogenase, producing the protein MGGYTLTENAPLLGRNTMRVDARASLLADIHDAAKLPELLDFPAIRRRPLLVLGEGSNMLFTGNFDGTVLAMGTRGVQLEQDGEVVRIAVAAGERWDDFVRWTLGQGLAGLENLILIPGTVGAAPIQNIGAYGTEVAEFIESVEAWDTRERRVAVLSKHDCAFAYRDSVFKREPGRYIVTAVRFVLPRQRELRLDYAGIREELARMGIEKPAPFHVAEAVVHLRSRKLPDPAVIGNAGSFFKNPIVDTALADALKQSQPELAAWPGQDGKTKLSAAWLIEAAGFKGLREGDAGISHRHALVLVNHGKASGTELWALAQQVVAGVHERFGVTLEPEPIIVGQV; encoded by the coding sequence ATGGGCGGTTATACGCTGACCGAAAATGCCCCGTTGTTGGGCCGCAATACCATGCGTGTCGATGCGCGCGCGTCATTGCTGGCCGATATACACGACGCTGCCAAGCTACCCGAGCTGCTCGACTTTCCCGCCATCCGCCGGCGACCGTTGCTGGTGCTGGGCGAAGGCAGCAATATGCTTTTCACCGGTAATTTCGACGGCACCGTGCTGGCGATGGGCACGCGTGGCGTGCAACTGGAGCAGGATGGCGAAGTCGTGCGTATCGCCGTGGCCGCGGGCGAACGCTGGGACGACTTCGTGCGTTGGACGTTGGGCCAGGGTCTGGCCGGCCTGGAAAACCTGATTCTGATTCCCGGCACTGTCGGCGCGGCGCCGATTCAGAACATCGGCGCGTATGGTACGGAAGTCGCCGAGTTCATCGAGAGCGTCGAAGCCTGGGATACGCGCGAGCGCCGTGTCGCCGTGCTGAGCAAGCACGATTGCGCCTTCGCGTATCGCGACTCGGTATTCAAGCGCGAACCGGGCCGCTACATCGTGACCGCCGTACGCTTCGTACTGCCGCGTCAGCGCGAACTTCGGCTCGACTATGCAGGTATCCGCGAAGAGCTTGCGCGCATGGGCATCGAAAAGCCTGCGCCGTTTCATGTCGCCGAAGCGGTCGTGCACCTGCGTTCGCGTAAGCTGCCCGACCCGGCGGTTATCGGCAATGCGGGGAGTTTCTTCAAGAATCCCATCGTCGATACCGCCCTAGCCGATGCACTCAAACAGTCGCAGCCGGAACTTGCCGCATGGCCCGGCCAGGACGGCAAGACCAAACTGTCGGCTGCCTGGTTGATCGAGGCCGCCGGATTCAAAGGGCTGCGCGAAGGCGATGCGGGCATATCGCATCGCCATGCGCTCGTATTGGTCAACCATGGCAAGGCCAGTGGTACCGAGCTGTGGGCACTGGCGCAACAGGTCGTTGCCGGAGTGCACGAACGTTTCGGCGTGACGCTGGAGCCCGAACCGATCATCGTCGGACAGGTCTGA
- a CDS encoding quinone-dependent dihydroorotate dehydrogenase, with translation MYEKLRPLLFMLDPEAAHHLTMYGLGVAQRSNLAHLIAKPPAELPTTAFGIRFPHPVGLAAGLDKNADYIDALGTLGFGFIEVGTTTPRPQPGNDKPRMFRLPNHEAVINRLGFNNDGVDALVRNVQRSSYRGVLGINIGKNKDTPNERAVDDYLFCLERVYAHASYITVNISSPNTQGLRDLQEEATLRRFIETLREAQEKLGSQSGTRKPMLLKIAPDLSETELDAIADVLLQAKVDGVICTNTTIDRSAVTGDPNAQQAGGLSGKPLFARSTEVLRGMRQRLGKDIGIVGVGGILDGDNASEKIAAGANLVQLYSGLVYRGPHLIGECVEEIRRQHGAAHAG, from the coding sequence ATGTACGAAAAACTACGCCCCCTGCTGTTCATGCTCGATCCGGAAGCCGCGCATCATCTGACGATGTACGGTCTGGGCGTAGCCCAGCGAAGCAACCTTGCCCATCTGATCGCCAAGCCGCCGGCAGAGTTGCCGACGACGGCTTTCGGCATACGGTTCCCACATCCGGTCGGGCTTGCCGCCGGACTGGACAAGAACGCCGACTACATCGATGCGCTGGGCACGCTCGGCTTCGGCTTTATCGAAGTCGGGACTACCACGCCGCGGCCACAGCCCGGCAACGACAAGCCGCGCATGTTCCGCCTGCCCAACCACGAAGCCGTGATCAACCGCCTCGGCTTCAATAACGACGGCGTCGATGCCCTGGTGCGCAACGTGCAGCGGTCGAGCTATCGCGGCGTGCTGGGCATCAATATCGGTAAGAACAAGGACACGCCGAACGAACGCGCGGTCGACGACTACCTGTTCTGCCTGGAGCGCGTCTATGCGCACGCCAGCTACATCACGGTGAATATCTCGTCGCCGAATACGCAAGGCCTGCGCGATCTGCAGGAAGAAGCCACACTGCGCCGCTTTATCGAAACGCTGCGCGAAGCGCAGGAAAAGCTCGGCTCGCAAAGTGGCACACGCAAGCCGATGCTGTTGAAAATCGCACCCGATCTGTCCGAAACCGAACTCGACGCCATCGCCGACGTGCTGCTGCAGGCCAAGGTCGACGGCGTGATCTGCACCAACACCACGATCGATCGTAGCGCGGTGACTGGCGACCCGAATGCACAGCAAGCCGGCGGCCTTTCCGGCAAACCCTTGTTTGCGCGTTCTACCGAAGTTCTGCGCGGCATGCGTCAGCGACTGGGCAAGGACATCGGCATCGTCGGCGTGGGCGGCATTCTCGACGGCGACAATGCGTCGGAAAAAATCGCTGCCGGCGCCAACCTGGTCCAGCTCTACTCTGGCCTGGTCTATCGCGGCCCGCATCTGATCGGCGAATGCGTCGAAGAAATTCGCCGCCAGCATGGAGCTGCGCATGCGGGCTGA
- a CDS encoding class I SAM-dependent methyltransferase, whose translation MSHLNATERFSDRVDDYVRYRPDYPPALLDWLHKTQGVTASWQVADIGAGTGISSKMFLDAGHRVVAVEPNASMRGAAERWLADYPGFSTTDGQADASKLDSHSVDLISVAQAFHWFEPEATRTEFKRVLRPDGLVAIYWNSRLLVGTPFREGYERLLKTYGTDYVTVAERYADDAFMRAWFGSGYRGTAHFDHGQRVDFDQLSGRLMSSSYAPKPGHINHEPMMVALRELFDACADDGRVSFDYDTRVYIGSFE comes from the coding sequence ATGTCCCATCTCAACGCCACCGAACGTTTCAGCGACCGCGTCGACGACTATGTGCGTTATCGGCCGGACTATCCGCCTGCTCTGCTCGACTGGCTGCACAAGACGCAAGGCGTCACCGCCAGCTGGCAGGTCGCCGATATCGGTGCCGGCACCGGCATCTCCAGCAAGATGTTTCTCGATGCCGGCCACCGTGTCGTCGCGGTCGAGCCGAATGCTTCGATGCGTGGCGCCGCCGAACGCTGGCTGGCCGACTATCCCGGCTTCAGCACCACCGACGGTCAGGCCGATGCCAGCAAGCTCGATAGCCATAGCGTCGATCTGATTTCGGTCGCACAAGCCTTTCATTGGTTCGAGCCGGAAGCGACACGCACCGAGTTCAAGCGCGTCCTGCGTCCCGACGGGCTGGTGGCGATCTATTGGAATTCCCGCCTGCTCGTCGGCACGCCGTTTCGCGAAGGCTACGAGCGTTTGCTGAAGACCTATGGCACCGACTACGTCACCGTCGCCGAACGCTATGCCGACGATGCTTTCATGCGCGCGTGGTTCGGCAGCGGCTACCGTGGCACGGCGCATTTCGATCACGGTCAGCGGGTGGATTTCGACCAGCTGAGTGGCCGTCTGATGTCTTCGTCGTATGCGCCCAAGCCGGGACATATCAACCACGAACCGATGATGGTCGCCTTGCGCGAGCTGTTCGATGCTTGCGCGGACGATGGCCGCGTCAGTTTCGACTACGACACCCGCGTCTACATCGGCAGCTTCGAGTAA
- a CDS encoding SDR family oxidoreductase translates to MSPTSPAAFDFRNYRIVVAGGSRGIGRSIALAFAHAGAAVSICARGQTALDETRTAIAATGAVAHAASCDLADGKAIEGYIEQAAATLGGIDVLINNASGYGFSDDDEGWAAGFNVDLMAAVRASRYALPYLKASPHASIVHTSSIAAFHPGVRGPAYAAVKAALNQYTTSQALALAPDRIRVNAVASGSIEFPDGLWDKRKTEAPELYRSILAKIPFGRYGRPEDIAHAVLFLASPWAGWITGQTLCVDGGQLLTG, encoded by the coding sequence ATGTCACCCACCTCCCCCGCAGCTTTCGATTTCCGCAACTACCGCATCGTAGTTGCCGGCGGCAGTCGTGGTATCGGTCGCAGCATCGCCTTGGCATTTGCCCACGCCGGCGCGGCCGTGTCGATTTGCGCACGCGGACAAACGGCACTCGATGAAACACGCACCGCCATCGCCGCAACGGGCGCCGTAGCGCACGCAGCGTCCTGCGACCTGGCCGATGGCAAGGCCATCGAGGGCTATATCGAACAAGCCGCCGCAACGCTGGGTGGGATCGATGTGTTGATCAACAACGCCAGCGGATACGGTTTCAGCGACGACGACGAAGGCTGGGCCGCCGGATTCAACGTCGACCTGATGGCGGCCGTGCGCGCGTCGCGTTACGCGCTGCCGTATCTGAAAGCCTCACCGCACGCGAGCATCGTGCATACCTCGTCGATCGCCGCCTTCCATCCGGGCGTACGCGGGCCGGCGTATGCCGCGGTCAAGGCCGCGCTCAATCAATACACCACGTCGCAGGCGCTCGCGTTGGCACCGGACCGCATCCGGGTCAACGCGGTCGCATCCGGCTCGATCGAATTCCCCGACGGCCTGTGGGACAAGCGCAAGACCGAAGCGCCGGAGCTTTATCGCAGCATCCTGGCGAAGATTCCGTTCGGCCGTTACGGTCGACCGGAAGATATCGCCCATGCGGTGCTGTTTCTCGCTTCGCCCTGGGCGGGCTGGATTACCGGCCAGACGCTATGCGTCGATGGCGGCCAATTGCTTACCGGGTAA
- a CDS encoding aldehyde dehydrogenase family protein, producing the protein MSHEILKALGLGSEQSGTYLGQGEWSKTTDAGHLQPVNPATGEVIASVHASSAADYEVIVKRAQEAFKVWRVTPAPQRGEAVRLCGEALRKHKDALGSLVALEMGKIKPEGDGEVQEMIDIADFAVGQSRMLYGYTMHSERPGHRMYEQYQPLGLVGIISAFNFPVAVWAWNAMLAAICGDICIWKPSPKTPLSAIATLKICNDALKAAGYPDLFFLFNDAGTDLSQTFVDDKRIPLISFTGSTKVGRQVGERVAKRMGRSLLELGGNNAIIVDETADLKLAIPAIVFGAVGTAGQRCTTTRRLFVHESIIDDVTEKLVTAYKQVEGKIGDPTLATTLMGPLNSQDAVKAYLAAVEKAKATGGTVRTGGAALSDRKGNFVLPTIVTGVKNADEVVQTETFAPILYVMPFKTLDEAIELQNGVPQGLSSSIFTQNLKSAEQYLSSAGSDCGIANVNIGTSGAEIGGAFGGEKETGGGRESGSDAWKVYMRRQTNTINYSNSLPLAQGIKFDL; encoded by the coding sequence ATGTCGCACGAAATCCTCAAAGCGCTCGGTCTGGGCAGCGAGCAGTCCGGTACGTATCTCGGCCAGGGCGAGTGGTCCAAGACCACCGACGCCGGCCACCTGCAGCCGGTCAATCCGGCCACGGGCGAGGTTATCGCCAGCGTCCACGCCTCCAGCGCCGCCGACTACGAAGTGATCGTCAAGCGCGCCCAGGAGGCCTTCAAGGTCTGGCGCGTCACGCCCGCCCCGCAGCGCGGCGAAGCGGTCCGCCTGTGCGGCGAAGCGCTGCGCAAGCACAAGGACGCACTCGGCTCGCTGGTCGCCCTGGAAATGGGCAAGATCAAGCCCGAGGGCGATGGCGAAGTGCAGGAAATGATCGATATCGCCGATTTCGCCGTGGGCCAGAGCCGCATGCTGTACGGCTACACGATGCATTCGGAGCGTCCGGGCCACCGCATGTACGAGCAGTACCAGCCGCTCGGCCTGGTCGGCATCATCAGCGCCTTCAATTTCCCGGTAGCGGTATGGGCCTGGAACGCCATGCTGGCCGCCATCTGTGGCGACATCTGCATCTGGAAGCCGTCGCCCAAGACCCCGTTGTCGGCCATCGCCACGCTGAAGATCTGCAACGATGCCCTGAAGGCCGCCGGTTATCCGGATCTGTTCTTCCTGTTCAACGATGCCGGTACCGATCTGTCCCAGACCTTCGTCGACGACAAGCGCATTCCGCTGATCAGCTTTACCGGCTCGACCAAGGTCGGCCGCCAGGTCGGTGAGCGCGTTGCCAAGCGCATGGGTCGCTCGCTGCTTGAGCTGGGCGGCAACAACGCCATCATCGTGGACGAAACCGCCGACCTGAAACTGGCGATCCCGGCGATCGTGTTCGGCGCCGTCGGCACCGCCGGCCAGCGCTGCACCACTACGCGCCGCCTGTTCGTGCACGAGTCGATCATCGACGACGTCACCGAAAAGCTGGTCACGGCGTACAAGCAGGTCGAAGGCAAGATCGGCGACCCGACCCTGGCCACCACGCTGATGGGTCCGCTCAATAGCCAGGACGCAGTCAAGGCCTATCTGGCTGCAGTCGAAAAGGCCAAGGCGACGGGCGGCACCGTGCGTACCGGCGGCGCTGCGTTAAGCGACCGCAAGGGTAACTTCGTGCTGCCGACCATCGTCACCGGCGTCAAGAACGCCGACGAAGTCGTGCAGACCGAAACCTTCGCGCCGATTCTCTACGTCATGCCGTTCAAGACGCTCGACGAAGCGATCGAACTGCAGAACGGCGTGCCACAGGGTCTGTCCTCGTCGATCTTCACGCAGAACCTGAAGTCGGCCGAGCAGTATCTGTCGTCAGCCGGTTCGGATTGCGGTATCGCCAACGTCAATATCGGCACCTCGGGTGCGGAAATCGGCGGCGCGTTCGGTGGCGAGAAGGAAACTGGCGGTGGTCGCGAGTCGGGTTCGGATGCGTGGAAGGTCTATATGCGTCGCCAGACCAACACGATCAATTACTCCAATTCGCTGCCGCTGGCGCAGGGCATCAAGTTCGATCTTTGA